From Solibacillus isronensis, the proteins below share one genomic window:
- a CDS encoding anthranilate synthase component II: MILLIDNYDSFTYNLYHQIAQFGEDVKIVRNDAMTVEEIRTLQPKAIVISPGPGEPKDAGIVIEMIRQLYKEIPILGICLGHQSIGEAFGATVSRAKNIMHGKTSMLQYEKTGLFSRFEGEVEVMRYHSLIIERQTLHEDFQVVATSADDGEIMAIQHAHYPVYGLQFHPESIGTELGPSMISEFLKKVEVLA, encoded by the coding sequence ATGATTTTACTTATCGATAATTATGATTCCTTTACGTATAATCTGTATCACCAAATCGCACAGTTTGGGGAAGACGTAAAAATTGTTCGAAATGATGCCATGACGGTTGAGGAAATCCGCACACTGCAGCCGAAAGCGATTGTTATTTCTCCGGGACCCGGGGAACCGAAAGATGCAGGTATTGTCATTGAAATGATCCGACAGCTTTATAAAGAGATTCCGATTTTGGGAATCTGCCTTGGCCATCAGTCGATTGGTGAAGCGTTCGGTGCAACGGTGAGCCGGGCAAAAAATATTATGCATGGGAAAACGAGCATGCTTCAATATGAAAAAACAGGTTTGTTTTCACGGTTCGAAGGAGAAGTCGAAGTGATGCGCTACCATTCGCTTATTATTGAAAGGCAAACATTGCATGAAGATTTCCAAGTTGTTGCTACAAGTGCAGATGATGGGGAAATTATGGCTATTCAACACGCTCACTATCCGGTATATGGGCTGCAGTTTCATCCTGAATCCATCGGTACAGAACTGGGTCCATCCATGATCAGCGAGTTTTTAAAGAAGGTGGAGGTATTGGCATGA
- a CDS encoding DUF5071 domain-containing protein produces MIPKDKHDIAAVEKLKTAEAEAVIPLLPKLLEWVQDMNWPVAEPMVELLLHYPNELTPLVDEVLRGDDDMWIYWCLVAIVPKLPFYSKLVLADAVEQIAAMERTPFNEDNVEAAQEALLSFQP; encoded by the coding sequence ATGATACCGAAAGATAAACATGACATAGCAGCAGTGGAAAAACTGAAAACTGCGGAAGCCGAAGCGGTCATTCCTTTACTGCCGAAGCTGCTTGAATGGGTGCAAGATATGAACTGGCCTGTAGCGGAGCCAATGGTTGAGCTGCTGCTTCACTATCCGAATGAGCTGACGCCACTTGTTGATGAAGTGCTACGCGGGGACGATGACATGTGGATTTACTGGTGTCTCGTTGCGATAGTACCGAAGCTGCCGTTTTATTCGAAGCTCGTATTGGCAGATGCCGTCGAACAAATTGCCGCAATGGAGAGAACACCATTCAATGAAGATAATGTTGAAGCTGCTCAAGAAGCGTTACTAAGTTTTCAGCCATAA
- a CDS encoding RNA polymerase sigma factor — protein MEIEKLIDTYSDYLYRIAFIYTKDRLTAEEVVQDVFINYYHKSGQFEQRASIKTYLVKMTINRCYDYLRSWKNKKFVITQFFQQHEKGVEQIYVEKELHGEVTAAVLTLPVKDREVLLLYYYEEMTVFEIAELLELAVSTVKSRLQRARAKLKPKLSMEVMEDD, from the coding sequence GTGGAAATCGAGAAATTAATTGATACATACAGTGATTATTTGTACCGCATTGCCTTTATCTATACGAAGGATCGTTTAACAGCTGAAGAAGTCGTCCAAGACGTATTTATAAACTATTACCATAAATCAGGACAATTTGAACAGAGAGCATCGATTAAAACCTATTTAGTGAAGATGACAATTAACCGCTGCTATGATTATTTACGAAGCTGGAAAAACAAGAAATTCGTCATTACCCAGTTTTTTCAGCAGCATGAAAAAGGAGTGGAACAGATTTATGTCGAGAAAGAGTTACATGGTGAAGTAACCGCCGCGGTCCTTACATTACCGGTAAAAGATCGGGAAGTATTATTACTCTATTATTATGAGGAAATGACCGTGTTTGAAATCGCTGAGTTATTGGAATTGGCGGTATCGACTGTTAAATCACGTTTGCAGCGTGCGAGAGCGAAGTTGAAGCCGAAATTAAGCATGGAGGTGATGGAGGATGATTAA
- a CDS encoding TIGR04104 family putative zinc finger protein, translating to MIKEKWQQELSKLQLTEQQKSKLKQTIDQSKRLKRQTNWTIIIAPIFVFTAVFFLYLFTNDGIVLSPNQASSPLVENNEREQLAEAIRRGKYVAIISLLLIINGVFATIVFFTMKRWKKIEMHKLRKTVYRLRYLLITLSPFVVYAIGSAIQKSEVDIQWLNLCIFVLVILLQIVVLFYFARNTTGEVSCPHCRHSYSKKEQIKIVCKLRMELRCPTCNEKLFYSKKYRQIIGGISMLTSPTIIFSSSFGLPILLTILCLTFYVLTMFFVVMPLYLEVTDEEVFLY from the coding sequence ATGATTAAGGAAAAGTGGCAGCAAGAGTTAAGCAAACTACAATTAACGGAGCAACAGAAGTCAAAGTTAAAGCAAACAATTGATCAGTCGAAACGCCTGAAACGACAAACGAATTGGACCATTATAATTGCCCCGATATTTGTTTTTACAGCAGTATTTTTCCTATACTTGTTCACTAATGATGGGATCGTGTTGTCTCCTAATCAGGCATCCAGTCCGTTAGTTGAAAACAATGAACGAGAGCAATTAGCCGAAGCTATAAGAAGAGGCAAGTATGTGGCCATCATCAGTTTATTGCTGATTATCAATGGGGTTTTCGCCACAATAGTTTTCTTTACGATGAAGAGATGGAAAAAAATAGAAATGCATAAACTTCGTAAAACAGTTTATAGATTGCGCTATTTGCTTATCACACTCTCGCCATTTGTCGTCTATGCAATTGGGAGCGCAATCCAAAAGTCTGAAGTAGACATTCAGTGGCTGAATCTTTGTATTTTCGTACTTGTCATTCTTTTGCAAATCGTAGTTTTATTTTATTTTGCCCGCAATACAACGGGAGAGGTAAGCTGTCCACATTGCCGCCATTCGTATTCAAAAAAAGAGCAAATAAAAATTGTATGTAAATTAAGAATGGAATTGCGTTGTCCAACGTGCAATGAAAAATTGTTTTATTCTAAAAAGTACCGTCAAATAATCGGCGGAATCTCGATGCTTACATCGCCAACAATTATTTTCTCTTCTTCTTTTGGGTTACCGATTTTATTAACGATTCTATGTCTGACATTTTATGTACTGACTATGTTTTTTGTAGTTATGCCATTATATCTGGAAGTAACAGATGAAGAAGTATTTTTATATTAA
- a CDS encoding glutathione peroxidase yields the protein MNIYDIPVKTEKGEQYELDRYKGQVMMIVNTASKCGFTNQFTELEELYDKYKEEGFVVLGFPSDQFKQELSSSEEAAEFCRLDYGVTFPMHEMVKVNGSEAHPLFKHLSSEAKGLLGQSVKWNFTKFLVDRDGNVIKRYAPQDSPTKAENDIAKLL from the coding sequence ATGAATATTTATGATATTCCTGTTAAGACAGAAAAAGGCGAGCAATATGAATTAGACCGCTATAAAGGCCAGGTAATGATGATTGTCAATACAGCAAGCAAGTGCGGATTTACAAATCAGTTTACAGAGCTTGAAGAATTATATGATAAATACAAAGAGGAAGGATTTGTCGTACTCGGTTTCCCTTCTGACCAATTTAAACAGGAGTTGTCTTCCAGTGAGGAAGCTGCCGAGTTCTGCCGCCTGGATTACGGTGTCACGTTCCCGATGCACGAAATGGTGAAAGTGAACGGTTCAGAAGCACATCCTTTATTTAAACATTTATCATCTGAAGCTAAAGGTCTTTTAGGACAGTCAGTTAAGTGGAATTTCACGAAGTTTTTAGTCGACCGTGACGGTAATGTCATTAAACGTTACGCCCCACAGGATTCACCGACAAAAGCAGAAAACGATATTGCGAAATTGCTTTAA
- a CDS encoding DegV family protein, with translation MNKKIAWVTDTAALLPESFIKEHSIHVLALNIVFEEGALRETVDMTHDEFYDKLRNSTMHPKTSQPAFGEHVALYEKLKDQGYDCAIAIHTSEQLSGTVLSAPMAAEQAGFKSYVIDAKIGSYPMQVMLALGIELEKQGHAPEAIVEKIEAMRGKAELAFIPASLEQLHKSGRVSGMAMFLSNLLNIKLVIEYNKEGGVEVAKKVRADNRARKAVIEKLKRAILKSPVKEAAIIHCNNEAGAIEWKKELLKEFPSIQFTTMPLSACVGVHAGEGTLGLTWVRE, from the coding sequence ATGAATAAAAAGATTGCATGGGTTACAGATACTGCAGCATTATTACCAGAAAGTTTTATTAAAGAACACTCAATTCATGTGCTTGCATTGAACATCGTTTTTGAAGAAGGCGCACTTCGTGAAACAGTGGACATGACGCACGATGAATTTTACGATAAATTAAGAAATTCAACAATGCATCCAAAAACATCTCAGCCTGCATTCGGAGAGCATGTAGCTTTATATGAAAAATTAAAAGATCAGGGCTATGACTGTGCCATTGCGATTCATACTTCAGAGCAACTATCGGGTACTGTACTAAGTGCTCCAATGGCTGCAGAACAGGCGGGTTTCAAAAGCTATGTTATTGATGCGAAAATCGGTTCCTATCCAATGCAAGTCATGTTGGCACTCGGAATTGAGCTTGAAAAACAAGGACATGCCCCGGAAGCGATCGTGGAGAAAATAGAAGCAATGCGTGGCAAGGCGGAACTTGCTTTTATTCCTGCAAGCTTGGAGCAATTGCATAAAAGCGGACGTGTTTCAGGGATGGCAATGTTTCTCAGCAACTTGCTCAATATTAAACTAGTCATTGAATACAATAAAGAAGGCGGCGTTGAAGTGGCAAAAAAAGTGCGGGCTGATAATCGTGCCAGAAAAGCCGTCATAGAAAAACTTAAGCGAGCTATTTTAAAGTCACCTGTAAAAGAAGCCGCGATTATTCACTGTAATAATGAAGCAGGGGCTATCGAGTGGAAAAAGGAATTACTAAAGGAATTTCCGTCCATTCAATTTACCACTATGCCACTTTCTGCCTGTGTAGGTGTCCACGCAGGAGAAGGAACATTAGGTTTGACTTGGGTACGGGAATAA
- a CDS encoding MFS transporter, translating to MDYIKRGTKAFKMTNIALFAAGFITFANLYITQPLMPQFSYDYNVSPAVASLSLSAATSVLAFSLLLFGSLSEAWGRKKLMTASIFAASVLTLALAFAPNFESILALRIIQGFVFAGVPAIAMAYLGEEMEPSSLGVAMGLYISGNAIGGLSGRIIIGTMSDLFSWQIGMIVLGVLSIIISCYFVWALPDSTHFTPRPLQFRLLTKTLFQHIKDRRLVLLFGIGFTLMGSFVTMYNYIGFKLVESPYNLSMTFVSWLFVVYLVGTWSSTWFGSLSDQYGRQNVLYSGIIIMILGAVLTFPVSLPLKISGLIIFTFGFFGAHSIASGWVSHLAKVDKAQASSLYLFAYYMGSSIGGTLGGIFWMHYGWTGVVLFIGSALVLTSIFAGFIQYFQSKYEKMQSA from the coding sequence ATGGACTATATAAAAAGAGGAACAAAAGCTTTTAAAATGACGAATATCGCGTTATTTGCTGCAGGTTTTATTACCTTTGCCAACCTTTATATTACGCAGCCGCTAATGCCCCAGTTTTCATATGATTACAATGTCTCTCCTGCGGTAGCCAGTTTATCGTTATCTGCTGCTACCTCTGTTTTGGCATTTAGCCTATTACTGTTCGGTTCATTGTCGGAAGCTTGGGGGCGAAAAAAATTGATGACCGCTTCCATATTTGCGGCATCCGTTTTAACACTCGCACTGGCATTTGCTCCTAATTTTGAATCGATTCTCGCACTGCGAATCATTCAAGGTTTTGTGTTTGCCGGGGTTCCTGCCATTGCAATGGCTTATTTAGGAGAAGAAATGGAACCATCAAGCTTAGGTGTGGCAATGGGTCTTTACATAAGCGGAAATGCGATTGGCGGATTATCGGGCCGTATTATAATCGGCACGATGAGTGATTTATTCAGCTGGCAAATCGGAATGATCGTACTCGGGGTTTTAAGCATTATTATCAGTTGTTACTTCGTCTGGGCATTACCGGATTCCACACATTTCACACCACGTCCATTACAATTTCGATTACTGACTAAGACACTGTTTCAGCATATAAAAGATAGACGACTTGTTTTATTGTTCGGGATTGGATTTACTTTAATGGGCAGCTTTGTGACAATGTATAATTATATCGGCTTCAAGCTGGTCGAATCTCCCTATAATTTAAGCATGACATTCGTAAGTTGGCTATTTGTTGTTTATTTAGTAGGGACTTGGAGCTCCACATGGTTCGGAAGCTTGTCTGATCAATATGGCCGGCAAAATGTTCTATACAGCGGCATTATCATTATGATCTTAGGTGCAGTTCTTACCTTCCCTGTAAGTTTGCCTTTAAAAATCAGCGGACTCATTATTTTTACTTTTGGCTTTTTCGGCGCGCATTCCATTGCAAGCGGCTGGGTCAGTCATTTAGCCAAAGTCGATAAAGCCCAGGCTTCCTCATTGTATTTGTTCGCCTATTATATGGGGTCAAGTATTGGAGGAACGCTCGGCGGTATCTTTTGGATGCACTATGGTTGGACTGGCGTTGTCCTTTTCATCGGATCAGCACTCGTATTAACATCTATTTTTGCAGGCTTTATTCAATACTTTCAATCTAAATACGAAAAAATGCAGAGCGCCTAG
- the rpmG gene encoding 50S ribosomal protein L33, whose protein sequence is MRVNITLACTDCGERNYISKKNKRNNPERLELKKYCSREKKYTLHRETK, encoded by the coding sequence ATGCGCGTAAACATTACTTTAGCTTGCACAGACTGCGGCGAACGTAACTACATTTCAAAAAAGAACAAGCGTAACAATCCAGAGCGTCTTGAACTTAAAAAATATTGCTCTCGCGAGAAGAAGTACACTCTTCACCGTGAAACAAAGTAA
- a CDS encoding 5-formyltetrahydrofolate cyclo-ligase — translation MEKRDYRIKVQEKLSNMTDQEYRERSLEIAQQLLQEPSIQKANIIAITLSNQPEVDTTFIIEELWKLNKYVAVPKCNPKDRSMEFYKINSFDETERAYQNILEPIRERTELVEKERIDVMVVPGVVFDHHGYRIGFGGGYYDRYLVGFNGMRISLAFEEQLLNEIPRESHDLPVHILLTDKNRIICE, via the coding sequence TTGGAGAAAAGAGACTATCGTATTAAAGTGCAGGAAAAGTTGTCCAATATGACCGATCAGGAATATCGTGAACGTTCATTGGAAATCGCTCAGCAATTATTACAGGAACCATCTATTCAAAAAGCAAATATTATAGCAATTACTTTATCAAATCAGCCGGAAGTGGATACGACGTTTATTATTGAAGAATTATGGAAATTAAATAAATATGTTGCAGTTCCGAAATGTAATCCGAAAGATCGCTCGATGGAGTTTTACAAAATTAACAGTTTTGATGAAACCGAACGAGCTTATCAAAATATATTAGAACCGATACGAGAAAGAACGGAACTGGTCGAAAAAGAACGAATTGATGTCATGGTCGTGCCGGGGGTTGTCTTCGATCATCACGGTTACCGCATCGGATTTGGCGGGGGCTATTATGACCGCTATTTAGTTGGCTTTAATGGAATGCGGATATCCTTAGCATTTGAGGAGCAGTTGTTAAACGAAATACCGAGAGAATCACATGATCTTCCGGTACATATACTACTTACAGACAAAAATCGCATTATCTGCGAATAA
- a CDS encoding YqgQ family protein: protein MKSMLDVLGILKQYGIYIYTKDRIGDLYLMEDEIKELYKSKFIDTKDFQMALLILRQEEQRLKAGK, encoded by the coding sequence ATGAAGTCAATGTTGGATGTGCTGGGCATCTTAAAACAATACGGCATTTACATTTATACAAAGGACCGTATTGGGGATTTATACTTAATGGAAGATGAAATTAAGGAATTATATAAATCGAAATTTATTGATACGAAAGATTTTCAGATGGCTTTGTTAATCCTGCGTCAGGAAGAGCAAAGACTTAAAGCAGGAAAATAA
- a CDS encoding LTA synthase family protein, giving the protein MKDFKWPKHSILAIAVIATWIKTVIVYETSFDMKIENAMQLLILFINPLSFLLFFYGLSLFLKSQKARNRYIVGSSILLALVLYGNVAFYRFYNDFVTLPVLFQTSNFGELGTSAAAIISWMDLFYFVDVLLIIIAVKLLPKVEEQLLPIRKDARKAYFVMTAAILFLNLGLAETERPQLLTRAFDRELLVKNIGTYNYHLYDVYVQSKSSAQRALADGSELVEVSNYVRANQAEPNVEMFGKYEGRNVIAVSLESLQSFVINEEMNGEVVTPFLNSLTNDKDTYYFSDFYHQTGLGKTSDSEFIFENSLYGLGRGAVFFTHGENTYNSFAERLGENGYFTNVMHANNKSFWNRDMIYKSFKLDQFYDLESYNVTEETSVNWGLKDIPFFEQSAALMKEMPQPFYSRLITLTNHYPFYLDPEDIMIPEYDSNSGTLNRYFQTVRYLDESVKEFFDDLKEQGLYENSIIVMYGDHYGISENHNKAMAKYLNKEEITPYDSALLQAVPLYIHIPGSNDGQVMDNAAGQLDIRPTLLHLLGIETSKDMQLGADLFSEEHEDFVIFRDGRFVTNQYVYAGEVCYDRDTGEAIDTEACQPFIDRATQELEYSDQIINGDLLRFYDTETGNLLIDTNYKN; this is encoded by the coding sequence ATGAAAGATTTTAAATGGCCTAAACATTCGATATTAGCGATTGCCGTAATAGCAACCTGGATTAAAACTGTAATTGTTTATGAAACTAGCTTTGATATGAAGATAGAAAATGCAATGCAATTGTTAATTTTGTTTATCAATCCATTAAGTTTCTTATTATTCTTCTATGGATTGTCATTATTCTTGAAATCACAAAAAGCGCGAAATCGCTATATTGTCGGCAGTAGTATTTTACTGGCCTTAGTATTATACGGAAATGTTGCCTTTTACCGTTTCTACAATGACTTTGTAACATTGCCTGTTTTATTCCAAACGAGTAATTTTGGAGAGTTAGGTACATCAGCTGCAGCAATCATCAGCTGGATGGATTTGTTCTATTTTGTTGATGTATTACTGATTATTATTGCTGTGAAACTTTTACCGAAAGTGGAAGAGCAGTTACTGCCAATACGTAAAGATGCGCGAAAAGCATACTTTGTTATGACGGCAGCTATTTTATTTTTAAACTTAGGTTTAGCAGAAACAGAGCGTCCGCAATTATTGACACGTGCATTTGACCGTGAATTGTTAGTGAAAAATATCGGAACATATAACTATCATCTTTACGATGTATATGTTCAGTCGAAATCGTCTGCACAGCGTGCGTTGGCAGATGGCAGTGAGCTTGTTGAAGTGAGCAACTACGTTCGCGCAAACCAGGCGGAACCTAATGTTGAAATGTTCGGCAAGTATGAAGGCCGCAATGTAATTGCAGTTTCCCTGGAATCATTGCAGTCATTTGTTATTAATGAGGAAATGAATGGGGAAGTAGTAACACCGTTCCTGAATTCATTGACAAACGATAAAGATACGTATTACTTCAGTGATTTTTACCACCAGACTGGATTAGGAAAAACTTCGGATTCTGAGTTTATTTTTGAAAACTCGTTATATGGCTTAGGTCGAGGTGCAGTATTCTTTACACATGGTGAAAATACGTATAACTCCTTTGCAGAGCGCTTAGGGGAAAATGGATATTTTACAAATGTTATGCATGCGAACAACAAATCATTCTGGAACCGTGATATGATTTACAAATCATTTAAATTAGATCAGTTCTATGATCTCGAATCATACAATGTTACAGAAGAAACATCTGTAAACTGGGGATTAAAGGATATTCCATTCTTTGAACAATCTGCAGCATTAATGAAAGAAATGCCACAGCCGTTTTACAGCCGTCTAATTACTTTAACAAACCACTATCCGTTCTATTTGGACCCGGAAGATATAATGATACCTGAATATGATTCAAATTCAGGAACATTAAATCGCTATTTCCAAACAGTTCGCTATTTGGATGAATCGGTGAAAGAATTCTTCGATGATTTAAAAGAACAAGGTTTATATGAAAATTCGATTATCGTGATGTACGGAGACCACTACGGAATTTCCGAAAATCATAATAAAGCAATGGCAAAATATTTAAATAAAGAAGAAATCACACCATATGACAGTGCGCTTTTACAGGCTGTCCCATTATATATCCACATTCCTGGTTCAAATGATGGACAAGTGATGGATAATGCAGCGGGTCAGTTGGATATTCGTCCGACATTACTGCATCTGTTAGGTATTGAGACTTCAAAAGATATGCAATTAGGTGCTGACCTTTTCTCGGAAGAACATGAGGATTTCGTTATTTTCCGTGATGGTCGCTTCGTAACAAATCAATATGTGTATGCAGGTGAAGTATGCTACGACCGTGATACGGGAGAAGCAATCGATACGGAAGCATGTCAGCCATTTATTGATCGTGCAACTCAAGAACTAGAATACTCGGATCAGATTATTAATGGTGACCTGTTGCGTTTCTATGATACAGAAACAGGGAACTTGCTGATTGATACGAACTATAAAAATTAA
- a CDS encoding DUF2759 domain-containing protein, with translation MNLLMVIFGLVAIFGVIGIFQSIKEKNLLAAAFNALAAGVFGWFVIMTVLNQGYPPTH, from the coding sequence ATGAACTTATTAATGGTTATTTTTGGTCTAGTTGCAATTTTTGGCGTAATTGGCATATTCCAATCAATCAAAGAGAAAAACCTTTTAGCTGCTGCCTTCAACGCTTTAGCTGCTGGTGTTTTCGGTTGGTTCGTCATTATGACGGTATTAAATCAAGGCTATCCACCAACTCATTAA
- a CDS encoding MBL fold metallo-hydrolase, translated as MLNVRKYSLGPIQTNCYIVSNKEKDCLIFDPGEEGARIVNELRKNGLNPLAILLTHTHFDHIGGVDAIRAIYNIPLYVHEKEVDWLADPMKNGSGKYAELPNYIVKKPEGEHIIRKEGEMTIGAFTFTVAHTPGHSPGSVSFIFKDDAFAIVGDTLFEQSIGRTDLIGGSMNILLKSIHDKLLSLPEDTIIYPGHGDYTTPAAEMDSNPFLNGF; from the coding sequence ATGTTAAATGTTAGAAAATATAGTCTAGGACCGATCCAAACGAATTGCTACATTGTCAGCAATAAAGAAAAAGACTGCTTAATTTTCGATCCAGGTGAAGAAGGGGCACGCATTGTAAATGAATTACGTAAAAATGGCTTAAACCCATTAGCTATTTTATTAACCCATACACATTTTGATCATATCGGTGGAGTGGATGCGATACGGGCAATATATAATATTCCGCTGTATGTCCATGAAAAAGAAGTGGACTGGCTTGCTGATCCGATGAAAAATGGTTCCGGCAAATATGCGGAATTGCCAAATTATATCGTGAAAAAGCCTGAAGGAGAACATATTATACGAAAAGAAGGGGAAATGACAATCGGTGCATTTACCTTTACGGTAGCCCATACACCAGGGCATTCTCCGGGAAGTGTATCCTTTATTTTTAAAGATGACGCTTTTGCGATTGTAGGCGATACATTATTCGAACAAAGCATTGGACGGACTGATTTAATCGGTGGTTCGATGAATATCTTGTTGAAATCGATTCACGACAAGCTTTTATCATTACCGGAAGATACAATTATTTATCCAGGGCATGGTGACTACACGACACCTGCTGCAGAAATGGACTCCAACCCGTTTTTAAATGGCTTTTAA
- a CDS encoding DUF2626 family protein — MSNMYKVMAFWTAIFAVMFYLGGMNEVSLLFVGNTGLFLLLGFLNLSERMYMYIFGAYLTVFFAGFTYYTTFIHTPGGGH, encoded by the coding sequence ATGAGCAATATGTATAAAGTTATGGCATTCTGGACTGCTATTTTCGCCGTTATGTTCTACCTTGGTGGTATGAACGAGGTTTCGCTATTATTCGTAGGTAATACAGGTTTATTTTTATTATTAGGCTTCTTAAATCTTTCAGAACGCATGTACATGTACATTTTTGGCGCATACTTAACTGTTTTCTTCGCCGGTTTCACCTATTACACAACATTCATACACACTCCAGGTGGAGGACATTAA
- a CDS encoding helix-turn-helix transcriptional regulator — MIHPIKISSTFADETRFSIYEFMLQQKQFLSVQDIAEQFKIHSNVARLHLTKLAEIGAISSEHLKTGKGGRPGRVYKAKQEGINLSIPRRDTSSLIKWSLELIRELGDAALSKAQEISYRDGKQSILEQMNSIKRKSPFTFDEKLAMLTKSATLIGYIPEVIEHNHSKSIIFSLFNCPFQEQISNYGEIVCQLHESYLYGQVDTLFDRNEITKMESMVSDCDFCKYKISVHN, encoded by the coding sequence ATGATACATCCGATTAAAATTTCAAGTACTTTTGCAGATGAAACACGGTTTTCTATTTATGAATTTATGCTGCAGCAAAAGCAATTTTTATCCGTCCAGGATATTGCAGAACAATTTAAAATCCATTCCAATGTAGCACGTTTGCATCTAACTAAACTTGCAGAAATCGGCGCCATTTCCTCCGAACATTTAAAAACCGGAAAAGGCGGGCGACCTGGAAGAGTATATAAAGCAAAACAAGAAGGAATCAATTTAAGCATTCCTAGACGCGACACATCTTCATTAATTAAATGGTCACTTGAACTTATTCGCGAGCTTGGTGACGCAGCGTTGAGTAAAGCACAGGAAATCAGTTATCGCGATGGGAAACAATCGATACTTGAACAAATGAATTCAATTAAACGAAAATCTCCATTTACTTTTGACGAGAAATTGGCCATGTTAACTAAAAGCGCCACTTTAATCGGTTATATTCCGGAAGTAATTGAGCATAACCATTCCAAATCAATCATATTTTCGCTTTTCAACTGCCCCTTCCAAGAACAAATATCGAACTACGGAGAAATTGTTTGCCAGCTCCATGAATCCTATTTGTATGGACAAGTTGATACATTGTTTGACCGAAATGAAATTACGAAAATGGAAAGCATGGTAAGTGACTGTGACTTTTGTAAATACAAAATTTCCGTACACAATTAA